The stretch of DNA GCCTCGCAAGACGATCCGGCGCTAGCCGACCATCTGTTGCTGGCGACCGGGATGGACCCGGTGACCGGCCATATCGTGCCCGACAGTCTGCTGGCTGCCGGCAATACCCGGCAGATCGCCGAGGGGCTGGTCGCGGCGGGTTCCAGGGTCGATGTCATGGAACTGACGATCAAGCTCGACGCTCTCTTTTCCCATGCCGCCGACTTTTCCGTACCGGTCACCGATCTTGCCGCCTTCTTCGGCCGCCTGCACCGCCGCGGCTTCAAGCTCGGCATCGCGTCCAGCGACAACGAGCGCTCCATCCGCCAGACGGCGCAGCGCTTCGGTTTCGCTGAGTTCGTGAACTACATCGCCGGTTATGACAGCGGCTTCGGCATCAAGCCGGACGCTGGAATGGTCCTCGGCTTCTGCAAGGCGACCGGGCTGGAGCCGGCGCAAG from Rhizobium sp. 007 encodes:
- a CDS encoding HAD family hydrolase, with protein sequence MTAAQIKGILFDKDGTLLDYDESWLPVNRELARIASQDDPALADHLLLATGMDPVTGHIVPDSLLAAGNTRQIAEGLVAAGSRVDVMELTIKLDALFSHAADFSVPVTDLAAFFGRLHRRGFKLGIASSDNERSIRQTAQRFGFAEFVNYIAGYDSGFGIKPDAGMVLGFCKATGLEPAQVAVVGDNNHDLHMGHNAEAGLKIAVLTGTGSRESLAAASDYCLNDITELESLLPNLQLA